The following are from one region of the Mixophyes fleayi isolate aMixFle1 chromosome 7, aMixFle1.hap1, whole genome shotgun sequence genome:
- the YBEY gene encoding endoribonuclease YbeY isoform X1 produces the protein MSLLIRNMQRVVYLRRVPLRKNLEIARSCLRVGMFDLGVICINNARIRQINKDYRKKDLATNVLSFPFHEGLCPGFLPDPSFQDEYNLGDIYLGVEYIYRQCQETQEDFNNVLTVTAVHGLCHLLGYTHDIPENWRKMFEKENEVLMEINRTTGSTLKPLSTNHFDH, from the exons ATGTCTCTCCTTATACGGAACATGCAGCGAGTGGTCTATCTTCGCAGAGTTCCCCTGCGCAAGAATCTAGAGATTGCCAGGAGCTGTCTCAGAGTGGGGATGTTCGATCTTGGGGTAATATGCATAAATAATGCAAGAATCCGACAAATTAACAAAGATTATAGAAAAAAGGACTTGGCTACGAATGTACTGTCATTCCCATTTCATGAG GGTCTGTGTCCCGGATTCTTACCTGATCCATCATTTCAGGATGAATACAATTTAGGTGACATTTACCTTGGAGTTGAGTATATATATCGACAGTGCCAGGAAACGCAAGAGGATTTTAACAATGTTTTGACT GTGACTGCAGTGCATGGTCTATGTCACCTCCTCGGCTATACACATGACATCCCAGAAAACTGGAGAAAG ATGTTTGAGAAGGAAAATGAGGTTCTAATGGAGATAAACAGAACCACTGGGTCTACATTAAAGCCACTGTCTACAAACCACTTTGATCACTGA
- the YBEY gene encoding endoribonuclease YbeY isoform X3: MSLLIRNMQRVVYLRRVPLRKNLEIARSCLRVGMFDLGVICINNARIRQINKDYRKKDLATNVLSFPFHEVTAVHGLCHLLGYTHDIPENWRKMFEKENEVLMEINRTTGSTLKPLSTNHFDH; the protein is encoded by the exons ATGTCTCTCCTTATACGGAACATGCAGCGAGTGGTCTATCTTCGCAGAGTTCCCCTGCGCAAGAATCTAGAGATTGCCAGGAGCTGTCTCAGAGTGGGGATGTTCGATCTTGGGGTAATATGCATAAATAATGCAAGAATCCGACAAATTAACAAAGATTATAGAAAAAAGGACTTGGCTACGAATGTACTGTCATTCCCATTTCATGAG GTGACTGCAGTGCATGGTCTATGTCACCTCCTCGGCTATACACATGACATCCCAGAAAACTGGAGAAAG ATGTTTGAGAAGGAAAATGAGGTTCTAATGGAGATAAACAGAACCACTGGGTCTACATTAAAGCCACTGTCTACAAACCACTTTGATCACTGA
- the YBEY gene encoding endoribonuclease YbeY isoform X2 has product MSLLIRNMQRVVYLRRVPLRKNLEIARSCLRVGMFDLGVICINNARIRQINKDYRKKDLATNVLSFPFHEGLCPGFLPDPSFQDEYNLGDIYLGVEYIYRQCQETQEDFNNVLTSNMVLPRWNIAYSMAALTMGLHL; this is encoded by the exons ATGTCTCTCCTTATACGGAACATGCAGCGAGTGGTCTATCTTCGCAGAGTTCCCCTGCGCAAGAATCTAGAGATTGCCAGGAGCTGTCTCAGAGTGGGGATGTTCGATCTTGGGGTAATATGCATAAATAATGCAAGAATCCGACAAATTAACAAAGATTATAGAAAAAAGGACTTGGCTACGAATGTACTGTCATTCCCATTTCATGAG GGTCTGTGTCCCGGATTCTTACCTGATCCATCATTTCAGGATGAATACAATTTAGGTGACATTTACCTTGGAGTTGAGTATATATATCGACAGTGCCAGGAAACGCAAGAGGATTTTAACAATGTTTTGACT agcaacatggttttgccaaggtggaaTATTGcttactccatggcagcccttacaatgggtttaCATCTCTAA